In Formosa haliotis, the sequence GCAGAAAGATAAAGCCAATCTAGAGCTTGGTAACGTACTCCAAAATCTGCACCTAAACGCTGTGTTCTTCCGCTGGGTTCTACTATGGCTGCATCTCCAACATAGACAAATTCTTGTTCTAAAAATAAATACCATAAACTAGCATTTAATACCAAACGCTCCGTAGGTTTTAAAATGGTTCCTAAGTCGGCACCATAAGCAGCAGGAAGTATAGATTCTGCGTTATTGGCTATAACAACCCTAGTGTCGTTAGAGTGGAACCCTACACCTGCTTTTAAAAATAATTGTACGTTTTTGTTAACGGAATATAAAGTATTCATTTTTGGACTAACACGTATTTTGGTTTCACTTAAATCGCTGTAAGTTTCCGAAAGTTGATCTTGATATTGAAACTTAAAATAATCAATCCTTGCCGATGGATTAAACGTCCATTTTCCGGTTTTAAATTCGGTATTTAAAAAAGCATAGGTATTTACTTCGTCCACATCGCCCAGAGCTTTGTAATCTAAAATGGTTTTTCTGTTTAGGGTGTGAGATAATTCTACATCATCAACATTATCATATCTAAATCCAATTCCGGCTTCGTACTTAAATATCGTTTTGTCGCCTAATTCTATATTTCTTTGTTCGTAAACTGTATTAGCTCCTGTAGTTAATCTGTTTTCAAACTGTCTAATTTGGTCGCCATTAATAGGTTCGTCTAAATAGAATGTGAAATTAGAAAACAATTCAAAATTGTATTGCGAAATAAAGGCGGTTGTTTTTAAAGATTGATTCTCGTCTATGGCTTTAATATGATTTACCAAAAGGTTTGTTCTACTTGTTTCTCCTCCTTCGGTATCGTCTATAGCACCAAATCGATCAATGCTTCCATCGTCTACAGCACGCTGCGGAATTTGGCCAGAAGCATCCCATTTACTTTGAAAATAAGAGGCTGTAACGTTTAATTCTTGATTGCCAGCTAATTTATAATTGTAACGCCCAAGTATATTAAAGCGGTTAAAATTTTGAGGAGAGTCGAAAGGACCATCGGTTAGCGATAATTCTGATGCAATATAAGCACTGCTATTTTCTGTGTCTAAAACATTAAACATCCCCATGAGACGGTTGGTGTTAAATTGCCCAGCTTCTAACGAAACATAATTATTATCGATTGTTTTTTTTAGGCCTAAATTTACATACCCAGCAGTAGCAAAATTTCCTTTATCTGCAAAGTATGGACCTTTCCCAAAGTTGATGTTTTCAATAGTTTCGGGAATTACAAAATGCAAATCGGAGTACCCTTGGCCGTGAGCGTGCGATACCATGTTTACAGGTAGCCCGTCTACTGTAAGATTAATATCTGTACCATGATCGATATCAAATCCTCTTAAAAATATTTGTTCGGCTTTTCCGCCACCGGCATGTTGTCCGATAATTAAGCCAGGCACTTTTCTTAAAATTTCTTGAGAAGATTTTACAGGACTTGCCTGAATATCTACATCTACAAACTTACTTAATACATCGACATCGGCTAATAGCATAACTTGATCTAAAGAAATGTTTGCCGAGTATATGATTATAGACATGGGCTCGTCTAAATCTGATTGTGATACACGAATTGTTTTTGGTTTGTAGCCTAAACGAGAAATGTAAAGCGTGTCGTTTACTTGTGTTTTGTTCAGGGTAAATGCTCCTGTTGGCGAGCTGTGCGTGTGTATTTCGGTGGTTTTATTATAAATACTTACATCCTCGATAGGTTTGTTTTCAGAGGTTGTAATTTTTCCTGAGATGTGTTGTGCGCAAATTAAATTCGTGAGTAGTAATACGCATACGGTTAAAATATTTTTCATCTATTTCATAATTTGGTTATCCTTTGTTTATTGTGGTAAACAAGATGTTACTATTTGGTTGTAGTCCATGTAGAAGCTTTTGCAAAAAGCAAAGCAGTCTGTTTTAGACCGTTCACGTGTACTTACGCAAATAGTTTAAAGAGGGTTTTATTTTGACTGAATTATATTATGAAATATAC encodes:
- a CDS encoding TonB-dependent receptor → MKNILTVCVLLLTNLICAQHISGKITTSENKPIEDVSIYNKTTEIHTHSSPTGAFTLNKTQVNDTLYISRLGYKPKTIRVSQSDLDEPMSIIIYSANISLDQVMLLADVDVLSKFVDVDIQASPVKSSQEILRKVPGLIIGQHAGGGKAEQIFLRGFDIDHGTDINLTVDGLPVNMVSHAHGQGYSDLHFVIPETIENINFGKGPYFADKGNFATAGYVNLGLKKTIDNNYVSLEAGQFNTNRLMGMFNVLDTENSSAYIASELSLTDGPFDSPQNFNRFNILGRYNYKLAGNQELNVTASYFQSKWDASGQIPQRAVDDGSIDRFGAIDDTEGGETSRTNLLVNHIKAIDENQSLKTTAFISQYNFELFSNFTFYLDEPINGDQIRQFENRLTTGANTVYEQRNIELGDKTIFKYEAGIGFRYDNVDDVELSHTLNRKTILDYKALGDVDEVNTYAFLNTEFKTGKWTFNPSARIDYFKFQYQDQLSETYSDLSETKIRVSPKMNTLYSVNKNVQLFLKAGVGFHSNDTRVVIANNAESILPAAYGADLGTILKPTERLVLNASLWYLFLEQEFVYVGDAAIVEPSGRTQRLGADFGVRYQALDWLYLSADANYSHGRSIDDPDGENYIPLAPDFTSSGGLFVDNLGRFSGGINYRYVDDRPANEDDSIIAEGYFVTDFNINYAWKNWTYSIIIENLFNTEWNETQFATESRLFNEPAPVEEIHFTPGTPFFIRGKIALTF